A region of Synergistaceae bacterium DNA encodes the following proteins:
- a CDS encoding fused MFS/spermidine synthase has protein sequence MVEPNENETPPSTAGVRGENPEPRHKAGYKDRPEREKRDLHPGFQSERKAKAVAKSTGGGTDVRTLNAASFVCGAAVMVLEMAGSRVVAPYMGTSLIVWTALIGIIMASLSAGYWLGGVAADLRPERKILARIILLAAVFTALTAFMANPLLSFLSGIFVSSLHFSAVLAALILFTVPGVLLGMVSPFIVRLAMKDVGTSGTTVGRFSALSSAGSIFGTFLGGFVLIAYFASGTILLLVSATLALVALMVYRSAWKKAAALGVVFLAAGGAVQVWGMPMALVGEHIETPYNHIWVAENMRASGRRVRVMMTDPLGAQSVMYTDNPTELVSDYTKFYDLAFRFNPGIKRVLMLGGGGYCVPRHVMEEHPDIHMDVVEIDPGVTAAARRYFYLQDMPGLSIHHEDARIFLNQAAADPELRGSWDAVFADVFGSSYSIPFHLTTVEAARKMFDLLTPGGVMISNVISSLEGPRSLVFQGIYGAVSSVFPRVQIFPASRPEPEFRTSRQNIMLVAFKSPEDLPPASPWDAYTAGLLAHRWTRPFNVSIPPFTDAFAPVERYSLMQ, from the coding sequence ATGGTGGAACCCAATGAAAACGAGACGCCGCCTTCGACGGCGGGTGTCAGGGGAGAAAATCCGGAGCCCCGGCATAAAGCGGGGTACAAGGACCGTCCGGAACGAGAAAAAAGAGACCTTCATCCGGGATTTCAATCGGAGCGGAAGGCGAAGGCGGTTGCCAAAAGCACAGGAGGAGGGACAGACGTCCGGACTCTGAACGCGGCGTCCTTCGTCTGCGGGGCGGCCGTCATGGTTCTGGAGATGGCCGGGTCCCGGGTGGTGGCTCCTTACATGGGGACGTCCCTGATCGTGTGGACGGCGCTGATCGGCATCATCATGGCGAGCCTCAGCGCGGGATACTGGCTGGGAGGCGTGGCGGCGGACCTGCGGCCCGAGCGGAAGATCCTTGCCAGAATCATTCTGCTGGCGGCCGTTTTCACGGCTTTGACGGCCTTCATGGCGAACCCGCTTCTTTCGTTTTTGTCCGGAATTTTCGTGTCCAGCCTTCATTTTTCCGCCGTGCTGGCGGCTCTGATTCTCTTTACCGTTCCGGGGGTGCTGTTGGGCATGGTCTCCCCCTTCATCGTGCGTCTGGCCATGAAGGACGTGGGGACCTCCGGAACCACCGTGGGGCGCTTTTCCGCGCTTTCCTCGGCGGGAAGCATTTTCGGGACCTTCCTCGGGGGGTTCGTGCTCATCGCGTATTTCGCCTCGGGAACCATTCTTCTGCTGGTGTCGGCGACTTTGGCCCTCGTGGCCCTGATGGTCTACCGGTCCGCCTGGAAGAAGGCCGCGGCGCTGGGCGTGGTCTTTCTCGCCGCGGGAGGCGCGGTGCAGGTCTGGGGTATGCCCATGGCTCTGGTGGGAGAGCACATCGAAACGCCCTACAACCACATCTGGGTGGCCGAGAACATGAGGGCCTCCGGACGGCGGGTGAGAGTCATGATGACCGACCCCCTGGGGGCCCAGTCCGTCATGTACACGGACAACCCCACGGAGCTGGTCAGCGACTACACGAAATTCTACGACCTGGCCTTCCGGTTCAACCCGGGGATAAAGCGCGTTCTCATGCTGGGGGGCGGGGGCTACTGCGTTCCCCGTCACGTGATGGAGGAACATCCGGACATTCATATGGACGTGGTGGAGATCGATCCCGGCGTGACCGCCGCGGCCCGGCGCTATTTTTACCTTCAGGATATGCCGGGGCTCTCCATTCATCACGAGGACGCCCGCATCTTTCTGAACCAGGCCGCTGCGGACCCCGAGCTGAGGGGCTCCTGGGACGCAGTTTTCGCGGACGTGTTCGGGTCCTCCTACTCCATTCCCTTCCACCTGACCACGGTGGAGGCCGCCCGGAAAATGTTCGACCTGCTGACGCCGGGAGGCGTGATGATCTCCAACGTCATCTCCTCTCTGGAAGGGCCCAGAAGCCTTGTTTTTCAGGGTATTTACGGAGCTGTCTCCTCGGTGTTCCCCCGAGTGCAGATCTTCCCCGCCTCCCGGCCGGAGCCGGAGTTCCGCACCTCCCGCCAGAACATCATGCTGGTGGCCTTCAAGTCTCCGGAGGACCTGCCTCCGGCCTCTCCCTGGGACGCCTACACCGCGGGACTGCTGGCCCATCGATGGACCCGGCCCTTCAACGTTTCGATCCCTCCTTTTACGGATGCCTTCGCTCCCGTGGAGCGTTATTCTTTGATGCAGTGA
- a CDS encoding substrate-binding domain-containing protein, producing the protein MRRMNGKAVFAVLSGIVLSLLFLSPAKAADNVKPVRVGLALPTQQEERWIREMEMITEAGKAVGLEVRSQISRNDQNDQNRQIDLLLKDGIKVLILAPHDGAAAASAVKKAKDAGVWVIAYDRMIMGPDVNVYLSFDNVKIGELQGEYLTKLVPQGRYVLMSGAPTDDNARLFKEGAMHFIQPLISRGDIEVVVDHPVVDWQPSNARKIVENALMLAENKIDAVLAPNDGTASGAITALEAQGLAGKIPVSGMDAELTAAQRIVQGTQTFTIFKDTRDLSKKAVEIALMMVKGEDFLTLAGGATMKNDVKDVPAVLLPAHLVDRNNLDALLIDSGYLKKEDVYQ; encoded by the coding sequence ATGAGACGAATGAATGGAAAAGCGGTTTTTGCAGTGCTTTCAGGCATTGTTTTGAGCCTTTTGTTCCTGTCGCCGGCGAAGGCGGCCGATAACGTGAAGCCCGTACGGGTGGGGCTGGCCCTGCCTACCCAGCAGGAAGAGCGCTGGATTCGGGAGATGGAAATGATCACGGAGGCCGGCAAAGCCGTGGGGCTTGAGGTGCGTTCCCAAATTTCCCGCAACGACCAGAACGACCAGAACCGGCAGATCGACCTGCTTCTGAAGGACGGCATAAAGGTGCTGATTCTCGCCCCTCACGACGGCGCGGCCGCGGCTTCCGCGGTGAAGAAGGCGAAGGACGCGGGGGTGTGGGTGATCGCCTACGACCGCATGATCATGGGGCCGGACGTGAACGTCTACCTCTCCTTCGACAACGTGAAGATCGGGGAGCTGCAGGGCGAGTACCTCACGAAGCTGGTTCCACAGGGGCGTTATGTCCTCATGAGCGGCGCTCCCACCGACGACAACGCCCGGCTGTTCAAGGAAGGGGCCATGCACTTCATCCAGCCCCTGATTTCGAGGGGGGACATCGAGGTCGTGGTGGACCATCCCGTTGTCGACTGGCAGCCCAGCAACGCCCGGAAAATCGTGGAAAACGCCCTGATGCTGGCGGAGAACAAAATCGACGCGGTTCTCGCCCCCAACGACGGCACGGCCAGCGGAGCCATCACGGCTCTGGAGGCTCAGGGGCTGGCCGGAAAGATTCCCGTGTCGGGCATGGACGCCGAACTGACGGCCGCCCAGCGGATCGTCCAGGGGACCCAGACCTTTACGATCTTCAAGGACACCCGGGATTTGAGCAAAAAGGCCGTGGAAATCGCCCTGATGATGGTGAAAGGGGAGGATTTCCTCACTCTGGCCGGGGGCGCCACCATGAAGAACGACGTGAAGGACGTCCCCGCCGTGCTGCTGCCCGCCCATCTGGTGGACAGGAACAATCTGGACGCCCTCCTGATCGACAGCGGCTACCTGAAAAAAGAGGACGTGTATCAGTAA